The following proteins are encoded in a genomic region of Garra rufa chromosome 22, GarRuf1.0, whole genome shotgun sequence:
- the papss2b gene encoding bifunctional 3'-phosphoadenosine 5'-phosphosulfate synthase 2b, whose protein sequence is MASCGNLEDIKSEFRVVQCFLFSTGLSGAGKTTIGFALEEYLVSHAIPCYSLDGDNIRHGLNKNLGFTSTDREENIRRVAEVAKLFADAGLVCITSFISPFTKDRNDARKIHESAGLPFFEVFVNAPLEVCESRDVKGLYKKARAGEIKGFTGIDSDYEKPEAPELVLKTGEITVNDCIQQLADLLKEQDIVPTGVTEEVNELFVPENKLDLVLSDANILPTLTITELDLQWVQVLAEGWATPLRGFMREREFLQVLHFGTLLDGGIINMSVPIVLPLSKDDKERLDSCAAFALEFKGKKVAIMRNPEFYEHRKEERCARQWGTTCPEHPYIKMVMESGDWLAGGELEVFERIRWNDGLDQYRFTPRELRQKFKEMRADAIFAFQLRNPVHNGHALLMQDTKRRLLERGYKKPVLLLHPLGGWTKEDDVPLEWRMKQHAAVLDEGVLDPENTIVAIFPSPMMYAGPTEVQWHCRARMIAGANFYIVGRDPAGMPHPETKKDLYEPTHGGKVLTMAPGLTSLEIIPFRVAAYNSVKRAMDFYDKERHGEFEFISGTKMRSLARSGENPPDGFMAPKAWKVLVEYYSSLQKDQ, encoded by the exons taaaAGTGAATTCAGAGTAGTtcagtgttttcttttttctacAGGGCTGTCTGGTGCTGGCAAGACTACAATTGGATTTGCTCTAGAGGAATATCTAGTTTCTCATGCCATTCCTTGCTACTCGCTCGATGGTGACAATATTCGACATGGCCTAAATAAGAACTTGGGCTTCACGTCCACAGACAGAGAAGAGAACATCCGACGTGTTGCTGAGGTGGCCAAACTGTTTGCTGACGCAGGACTGGTCTGCATCACTAGTTTCATTTCTCCATTTACGAAG GATCGAAACGATGCCAGGAAGATCCATGAGAGTGCAGGTCTGCCCTTCTTTGAGGTGTTTGTAAATGCCCCACTGGAGGTGTGCGAGAGCAGAGATGTCAAAGGACTTTATAAAAAGGCCCGTGCTGGAGAGATTAAAG GTTTTACTGGAATAGACTCTGACTATGAGAAACCTGAAGCCCCTGAGCTTGTGTTGAAGACTGGAGAGATCACTGTCAATGACTGCATTCAGCAGCTAGCGGATCTCTTGAAGGAACAG GATATTGTGCCCACTGGTGTGACAGAAGAAGTGAATGAGCTCTTTGTTCCTGAAAACAAGCTAGACCTGGTGCTGAGTGATGCCAATATACTCCCCACTTTAACCATCACAGAG CTGGATTTGCAGTGGGTACAGGTTCTAGCTGAAGGCTGGGCGACTCCACTGAGAGGATTCATGAGAGAGAGGGAATTCCTGCAAGTCTTGCACTTTGGAACTTTGcttgatg gtGGGATCATCAACATGTCTGTTCCCATTGTGCTGCCTTTGTCCAAGGATGACAAGGAGAGGCTGGACAGTTGCGCTGCTTTTGCCCTGGAGTTCAAAGGTAAAAAGGTGGCAATCATGCGCAACCCTGAATTTTATGAGCATCGTAAAGAAGAGAGATGTGCCAGGCAGTGGGGGACAACATGCCCCGAACATCCGTACATCAAG ATGGTAATGGAGAGTGGTGATTGGCTGGCCGGTGGAGAGCTGGAGGTGTTTGAGAGAATTAGGTGGAATGATGGTCTTGACCAGTACCGTTTCACTCCACGGGAGCTAAGACAGAAATTTAAAGAAATGAGAGCAG ATGCCATTTTTGCATTCCAGTTGCGTAATCCTGTGCACAACGGCCATGCACTTTTGATGCAAGACACTAAGCGTCGTCTGCTGGAGCGAGGCTACAAAAAGCCTGTGCTGCTGCTGCACCCTTTGGGTGGCTGGACCAAAGAGGATGACGTACCGCTGGAATGGCGCATGAAACAGCATGCTGCTGTGCTGGACGAAGGAGTGCTGGATCCAGAAAACACAATTGTTGCAATTTTTCCCTCACCCATGATGTATGCTGGGCCTACAGAG GTACAGTGGCATTGTCGGGCCAGGATGATCGCAGGGGCCAACTTTTACATTGTTGGACGAGATCCAGCAGGTATGCCCCATCCGGAGACAAAGAAGGACCTGTACGAGCCCACACACGGTGGAAAAGTGCTGACCATGGCACCAGGCCTCACCTCTCTAGAGATTATTCCCTTCAGAGTTGCTGCTTACAACAGTGTTAAGAGGGCCATGGACTTCTATGATAAAGAAAG ACATGGTGAATTTGAGTTCATCTCAGGGACCAAAATGCGGAGCCTTGCCCGCAGTGGAGAGAACCCCCCCGATGGTTTCATGGCCCCCAAAGCCTGGAAAGTCCTAGTTGAGTACTATAGTTCTCTACAGAAGGACCAGTGA
- the atad1b gene encoding outer mitochondrial transmembrane helix translocase, giving the protein MVLKEIPTDNFTRPLGRNEVIGLLFRLTIFGAVTYFTIKWMVDAIDPTRKQKVEAQKQAEKLMRQIGVQNVKLSEYEMSIAAHLVDPLTMQITWHDIAGLDEVITELKDTVILPIQKRHLFEGSRLLQPPKGVLLYGPPGCGKTLIAKATAQEAGFRFINLQPSTLTDKWYGESQKLAAAVFSLAIKLQPSIIFIDEIDSFLRSRSSSDHEATAMMKAQFMSLWDGLDTDYNCQVIIMGATNRPQDLDSAILRRMPTRFHINQPNAKQRKDILKLILENENVESVVDFGEIAKQTDGFSGSDLREMCRDAALLCVRDFVRQESPDEDFIRPIRQEDLKRAIEKMRKSKSAGVQEAFMHVPLD; this is encoded by the exons ATGGTGTTGAAAGAAATCCCAACAGACAATTTCACTCGCCCTTTGGGCCGGAACGAGGTCATAGGATTACTCTTTCGCCTCACAATATTTGGTGCCGTCACATATTTTACAATAAAGTGGATGGTGGATGCTATTGATCCAACAAGAAAACAGAAAGTTGAGGCACAAAAACAG GCAGAGAAACTCATGCGGCAGATTGGCGTACAGAATGTGAAGCTTTCTGAATATGAGATGAGCATTGCAGCTCATCTTGTGGATCCATTGACTATGCAG ATTACATGGCACGACATTGCAGGTCTGGATGAAGTCATAACTGAACTGAAAGACACCGTTATACTTCCAATCCAAAAGAGACATCTGTTTGAAGGATCCAGGCTTCTTCAGCCACCCAAAG GTGTGTTGCTGTATGGGCCTCCAGGCTGTGGGAAAACTCTTATAGCAAAAGCTACTGCCCAAGAGGCTGGATTCCGCTTCATTAACCTGCAGCCTTCCACTCTCACTGACAAATGGTATGGAGAATCCCAGAAACTAGCTGCAGCTGTGTTTTCACTGGCCATCAAGTTACAACCCTCCATTATCTTCATCGATGAGATTG ATTCCTTTTTGAGGAGTCGCTCAAGTTCAGATCATGAGGCCACCGCCATGATGAAGGCTCAGTTCATGAGCTTATGGGACGGACTGGATACTGACTACAACTGCCAG GTCATAATAATGGGAGCTACCAATCGGCCACAAGATCTTGATTCTGCTATACTCCGAAGGATGCCCACAAGATTCCACATCAATCAGCCC AATGCCAAACAGAGGAAAGACATATTGAAACTGATCCTGGAGAATGAGAAT GTGGAGTCTGTTGTGGACTTTGGTGAAATTGCAAAACAGACTGATGGGTTCTCAGGAAGTGACCTCAGAGAGATGTGCCGAGATGCTGCTCTGCTTTGTGTGCGTGACTTTGTGCGCCAAGAAAG TCCAGACGAAGACTTCATCCGCCCAATCAGGCAGGAAGACTTAAAGAGAGCAATCGAGAAAATGAGGAAGTCCAAATCTGCAGGAGTGCAAGAGGCATTTATGCATGTACCACTGGACTGA